From a region of the Vicugna pacos chromosome 35, VicPac4, whole genome shotgun sequence genome:
- the OTUD1 gene encoding OTU domain-containing protein 1 translates to MQLYSSVYTHYPAGGPGPTAAAPAPPAAAAAAAPAPFTVSLQPPGPASGAPEPETGECQPAAAAEPREAAAAPAAKMPAFSSCFEVVSGAAAPASAAAAAGPSGGSCKPPLPPHYTSTAQITVRALGADRLLLRGPEPGASVPAAPACRCLLLPPLPGAPVPQGRGSMAWPLEELLRPDGAECAGLDAAREGPDRNFRLSEHRQALAAAKHRGPAPPPGSLEPGPGRGPWAEERPAERSFRGWDRAGDRSQPPGAEEPRRPDSEAEAPPARSAEAAQGGAAEAVVVSTSDPPDEELALYLVEVERQDKYLRQRNQYRFHIIPDGNCLYRAVSKAVYGDQSLHWELREETVHYIADHLDQFSPLIEGDVGEFIIAAAQDGVWAGYPELLAMGQMLNVNIHLTTGGRLESPTVSTMIHYLGPEDSLRPSIWLSWLSNGHYDAVLDHSYPNPEYDNWCRQTQVQRKRDEELAKSMAISLSKMYIEQNACS, encoded by the coding sequence ATGCAGCTCTACAGCAGCGTCTACACCCACTACCCAGCCGGGGGCCCGGGTCCCACGGCCGCAGCCCCCGCtccgcctgccgccgccgccgccgcagcccccGCGCCGTTCACGGTCTCTCTGCAGCCGCCGGGACCTGCCAGCGGCGCGCCGGAGCCCGAGACCGGTGAGTGCCAGCCGGCCGCGGCCGCCGAGCCCCGCgaagccgccgccgcccccgccgccaagATGCCCGCCTTCTCCTCCTGCTTCGAGGTGGTgtccggggccgccgcccccgcctcggccgccgccgccgccgggccgTCCGGCGGGTCCTGCaagccgccgctgccgccgcatTACACGTCCACCGCGCAGATCACCGTGCGGGCCTTGGGCGCCGACCGGCTCCTGCTGCGCGGCCCCGAGCCCGGCGCCTCGGTGCCCGCCGCCCCGGCCTGCCGCTGCCTCCTGCTGCCCCCGTTGCCAGGCGCACCCGTCCCGCAGGGGCGGGGCTCCATGGCCTGGCCCCTGGAGGAGCTGCTGAGGCCCGACGGCGCCGAGTGTGCGGGCCTGGACGCGGCCCGCGAGGGTCCCGACAGAAACTTCCGACTGAGCGAGCACCGCCAGGCCCTGGCCGCCGCCAAGCACCGAGgccccgcgccgcccccggggAGCCTGGAACCCGGCCCCGGCCGCGGCCCGTGGGCCGAGGAACGCCCGGCGGAGAGGAGCTTCCGGGGCTGGGACCGGGCCGGAGACCGTAGCCAGCCTCCCGGCGCCGAAGAGCCTCGGCGGCCCGACTCGGAGGCCGAGGCGCCCCCGGCTCGGAGCGCCGAGGCAGCCCAGGGCGGCGCGGCCGAGGCAGTGGTCGTTTCCACGTCGGATCCACCGGACGAGGAACTGGCCCTGtacctggtggaggtggagaggCAGGACAAGTACCTGCGACAGAGGAACCAGTACCGTTTTCACATCATTCCCGACGGCAACTGTCTCTACCGAGCAGTCAGCAAGGCGGTGTACGGGGACCAGAGCCTGCACTGGGAGCTGAGGGAGGAGACGGTGCACTACATCGCCGACCACCTTGACCAGTTTAGCCCCCTGATTGAGGGCGACGTCGGGGAGTTTATCATCGCTGCTGCTCAAGACGGGGTGTGGGCCGGGTACCCCGAACTGCTGGCCATGGGTCAGATGCTGAACGTGAATATACACCTAACTACTGGAGGGAGGTTGGAGAGCCCCACGGTGTCTACCATGATTCACTATTTGGGCCCAGAGGATTCCCTAAGGCCTAGCATTTGGCTCAGTTGGCTCAGCAACGGACATTATGATGCGGTGTTAGATCACTCCTATCCTAATCCGGAGTATGACAATTGGTGCAGGCAGACTCAAGTGCAGAGAAAACGCGACGAAGAACTTGCCAAGTCCATGGCCATATCCCTATCCAAAATGTATATTGAACAAAATGCATGCTCTTGA